AAGAGGATGCTCTAGGCCATGAGCTGGACTCGATGCTAGCCGCGATTCAAAATCGATGACCTATGAATCATGGCTTTCTAGCATCTGCAGGAAGTCGCCGACTTGGTCGACATACAGAGAATTATCCAGGACATCCTCGTTGACATAATTGTGGTCTACTGCCGTGGTCACGATGCTCTCGGCAGTGACCTCGCCATCCCGGTACTCCTGAACGAGAAACTGACCAGCGGGGATGCCATATTCTTCGAATTCACCCCGGAAAGCCAAATAGGTCAATTCGAAGGCGGTGATGTCTTCGGCGGAGAGTTGCTCGGCCGCGGCTTCGCTGCGTTCCACGTGGGTATCTGCCAGGGCAGTAGGCGCGACCAATCCGGTTAGTGCCAGTGCGGACAGAGTTCCAATGGTAAAGCGTCGCATAAGATCTCCTATCGTGTCTTGCGTCAATCAACGCTCCTTTACCATCTTCAGCAATATTCGTCTGTTTCGCGTTCCACCAAAATGGGGATGTTGCTTGACTCAATCTCTATCCCCTGAAGGATTTGTAAGGGGTATGCTGAGCATTGCCAAAGCCCTACCCCTCACCGTCGGTTAGCTCTTTGGCTGGCTGCAAGTTCGACCAAGACTAAAGGCCTAACCCCCGGTCCTGTGTCGGGGTATTTACCGCATCATTTGCGATCGCAACATCGGCCAATGAGAAACGCCTGGTGGCTCGACCTCTACAAACCACTCGGTGAAAAAGTCGGCGGCGGTGGTCAAGCTGAGGCCAAAGGATTGTTTGAGATCACGCAGAGTAACGTCCGCCGCTGCTAGAGTTCGTGCCATACCTAACAGCCTCTTTGCATTGTATTGTGGAGAGCATTTTTGGGCGTGCTGTGCCGTCGACCTGAAAATGCACCATCATTGCCTTCTATCTTGCCCGCAAACTCTATCAATGGCAGATGGCTAGATGGACACCATTAGCAAGGCTGTAGTTGGGCTAGGGTGATGACGATGCGGTCGATCAGGGGTCGCAGCACCCGGCCGGGGTGGTCGGCGTGGTTAATGATGAGACTGACGACGAGGGGCTCGTGGTCGGGGGGATAGAGATAGCCGCTCAGGGAAAAGTTATTGGTGACGGCGCCGGTTTTGCCATAGAAGCGATTGGCCACTGGGGTTTGGCCAAAACGATGGCGCAGGGTGCCGGAGCGACCCGCCACGGCCAGGGACTGGCGCAAGACCCGACCCTGGGGATGGCCATGCATGATTTGCAGCACGTCTACGAGGGCCTGGGGTGTGGCCAGGTTATGGCGAGATAAGCCAGAACCATCCACCAGCACTATCTGCTCCGGGGCGATGCCCAGGGTAGCCAGAATATTCTCGATAGCGGTTTCACTGGGAACAGCCTGGGTGGCGCCTAGGGTCTTAAACAGCACCTCGGCATAGAGGTTATGACTGTCGCGATTGGTGGGCACCAGTAGGGTAGCCAAGGGGGGCGACTCTACCCAGGCCAGTTCCGAGTCTTCTAGGGCAACCGGCTCCCTGGTCAGTGTCGTGGCCCCGACGGCAATGCCGGTCTCCAGCAGGGCTTGCCGCAGATGCTCTAGGAAATAGCGCCCCGGATCGGGAATGGCCAGGTCTGTGGTGTCGGGAGCACCGCCCTGGGGTAGTTGCCCCCGTAGATAGAGGGTGGCGGCGGCTAAGGCTCGCTCGACTCCCACGGTGGCGGCCTCGTCAGCGGTGGCAGTGGTCGTGCTGTTGCGAATGGACCAGGAGTCGACGGCGGTGGGATCACTCCAGCTGATGCCTAGGGGGTGGCCTGGGGCGGTGGGGGTGAGGGTGAGAGTGACGGCATTTTCATTCAGAATCAGGCCATTGACCGGAGCACCATAGGCGGCCTGCACGTCTTCCCATTCCCAATTGGGGTGAACGGCGGGCTCTTGGAAGTAGCTGTCGTCTGCCAGTAGCTGGCTGACCCGGCGGATACCCTGGCCGTGGAGTTGGCGGGCTAGGGTCCGCAGCTGTTGGGGGCCCAGGGTAGGATCGCCGCGTCCCACGA
This portion of the Halomicronema hongdechloris C2206 genome encodes:
- the dacB gene encoding D-alanyl-D-alanine carboxypeptidase/D-alanyl-D-alanine endopeptidase, whose translation is MLPALAMGLVGLVWAWPALALCPKDVGDAIAPVTTSPELRPAHLGIAVETLAGEVIYHQDAEQFFIPASNVKLFTTAAALHHLGPTYRIRTSLYGRVQQGLTSLRVVGRGDPTLGPQQLRTLARQLHGQGIRRVSQLLADDSYFQEPAVHPNWEWEDVQAAYGAPVNGLILNENAVTLTLTPTAPGHPLGISWSDPTAVDSWSIRNSTTTATADEAATVGVERALAAATLYLRGQLPQGGAPDTTDLAIPDPGRYFLEHLRQALLETGIAVGATTLTREPVALEDSELAWVESPPLATLLVPTNRDSHNLYAEVLFKTLGATQAVPSETAIENILATLGIAPEQIVLVDGSGLSRHNLATPQALVDVLQIMHGHPQGRVLRQSLAVAGRSGTLRHRFGQTPVANRFYGKTGAVTNNFSLSGYLYPPDHEPLVVSLIINHADHPGRVLRPLIDRIVITLAQLQPC